Genomic DNA from Mesoaciditoga lauensis cd-1655R = DSM 25116:
AGTCACGCTTGCAACCTAAGTACACTGGGGGAACTGTAGTACATTTCTTTGTAGGAGAAAAAATAACTGATTACAAGGCTTTGAAAATGTTCGTAAAGAACATTATTGAAAGGACTCCTCTTCCTTACATTACGATTACTCCAACTTTTTCCATCTGTCCAGTACATGGATACATTCCAGGAGAACATTTTGAGTG
This window encodes:
- the nrdD gene encoding anaerobic ribonucleoside-triphosphate reductase — protein: SRLQPKYTGGTVVHFFVGEKITDYKALKMFVKNIIERTPLPYITITPTFSICPVHGYIPGEHFECPYCGKECEVYSRVVGYYRPVQNWNNGKRQEFNERSMFKIETGVTEK